In the genome of Vanacampus margaritifer isolate UIUO_Vmar chromosome 1, RoL_Vmar_1.0, whole genome shotgun sequence, one region contains:
- the txndc16 gene encoding thioredoxin domain-containing protein 16 isoform X1, giving the protein MLLPSFPMSYVRTTHPCLSMMWLRVTFFLLCTSAAGCTDMFNMSGLLLEFTAVEFYDKMNSGKMVFIYFENQASQTISLFLGELKKSADVLKDYGILVGKINCKKEMVPLYCTKEMMQHSAFLFRDGKEFLSFDLDTVFDINSIVSEVLFAILRDEVKYVHSDADLLVMEKSVRGKKDIVLSYVSSLGTQEHRSVMETAYVYGSKYQFILITGGPVLKHLGIHRTSPLSRVWFLHCRAPYSDRCPLTPMRTPLSTLSLHTFLQLMDAPLLSEVYEDPSAVPSPQFPYQQTPQLFLFSNSETEQLDRDTARTLAWRLRGIALLTLVHRKSPAVTTPVEYNAAYRLPDKGSEVKYLTLKNLDELLELFLHHEGDEELEEEECNIEDDVSNGELEDEIVASVYVNRGHMVHMDSITQLTSDDFLDAVSQSGLTVVLFYLKWDAVSIAFLSSYTEVAERLADAGIDDVHMSAVDCGEWTDLCAARPVGPRPISFQPITAFPSVLLFRPQEPTREYRGLLGCEPLLRFLLLSRPTSPQILSTQQEVTSFLRGTPHPELQPDRIVGLFRTHTHSGVAVFNEAAKSLRGRVLSALLTDALAQEWAADLSVNLPAVLVFPSWKRDSQPSVLPLFSSVDNLVSHVDAELLHPLPELTVENLPSFLSLGKALLLLFVGEEEDEIGLRQNKVLLEEMRGVLESGGERMERYLTCWIHLGRTPAGMSVLGSYLGSMPPLPALVLTHLPSSHEVYEYPFNTPITAQSVLQWLQRVEEAKESPAGMLEKDDWPPSVKFYDFLKIMDEEEPGFAKQRAPKKEDQEVEADELNAGEATTDSSYHTPHHSEL; this is encoded by the exons AGGACAACTCATCCTTGCTTATCCATGATGTGGCTGCGTGTGACTTTCTTTCTGCTGTGTACAAGTGCCGCCGGATGCACAGACATGTTCAACATGTCAGGCCTGCTGCTAGAATTCACGGCTGTGGAGTTTTATGACAAAATGAATTCTGGGAAGATGgtcttcatatattttgagaaTCAAG CCTCCCAAACCATCTCTCTCTTCTTGGGGGAATTGAAAAAGTCTGCAGATGTTCTGAAAGATTATGGAATACTAGTGGGCAAG atCAACTGCAAAAAGGAGATGGTCCCCTTATACTGCACAAAAGAAATGATGCAACATAGTGCTTTTCTTTTCAG GGATGGTAAGGAGTTCTTGAGTTTTGATTTGGACACAGTGTTTGACATCAACTCCATTGTCTCTGAAGTCTTGTT TGCCATTTTACGTGACGAGGTCAAGTACGTGCATTCAGATGCCGACCTCTTGGTCATGGAGAAGTCAGTCAGGGGGAAGAAGGATATCGTGCTCAGTTATGTCAGCAGTCTCGGCACACAAG AGCACAGATCAGTCATGGAGACGGCTTATGTGTACGGATCCAAATATCAGTTCATCCTCATAACTGGAGGCCCTGTCTTGAAGCATTTAGG TATTCACAGAACCTCCCCATTGTCTCGAGTGTGGTTCCTCCACTGCAGGGCTCCCTACTCTGATCGTTGCCCTTTGACCCCTATGAGGACACCACTGTCCACCCTCAGCCTGCACACCTTCCTGCAACTCATGGATGCTCCGCTTTTG TCGGAAGTATACGAAGACCCCTCAGCTGTCCCAAGCCCACAATTCCCCTATCAACAGACCCCCCAGCTCTTTCTGTTCTCAAATTCCGAAACGGAGCAGCTGGACCGGGACACGGCCAGGACTCTGGCCTGGAGGCTTCGAGGCATTGCACTGCTGACGCTTGTGCACAG AAAGAGCCCTGCTGTGACAACTCCTGTTGAATACAACGCCGCTTACAGGCTGCCGGACAAG GGGTCTGAGGTCAAGTATTTGACCTTAAAGAACCTGGATGAGCTCTTGGAACTCTTCCTCCATCATGAGGGAGATGAAGAGTTGGAAGAGGAAGAGTGTAATATTGAGGACGATGTATCTAATG GGGAGTTGGAAGACGAGATTGTGGCATCCGTGTATGTGAATCGAGGCCACATGGTGCACATGGACTCCATTACCCAGCTGACGTCTGATGACTTCCTTGATGCAGTATCTCAAAGTGGCCTCACGGTGGTGCTTTTCTAccttaaat GGGATGCTGTTTCAATAGCCTTCCTCAGCTCCTATACAGAAGTGGCAGAGAGGCTTGCAG ATGCTGGCATCGACGATGTTCACATGAGCGCGGTGGATTGTGGAGAATGGACCGACCTCTGCGCTGCTCGGCCAGTCGGCCCTCGCCCAATCTCATTCCAGCCAATCACGGCCTTTCCAAGTGTCCTGCTGTTCCGCCCTCAGGAGCCAACTCGGGAGTACAGAGGACTGTTGGGATGCGAGCCGCTGCTTCGCTTCCTATTGCT GAGCCGTCCGACCTCTCCCCAGATACTGTCAACTcagcaggaagtgacatcattcCTTCGTGGGACGCCCCATCCTGAGCTACAACCTGACAGAATAGTCGGACTAtttagaacacacacacattcag GTGTGGCAGTTTTTAATGAAGCAGCAAAGTCGTTGCGAGGGAGGGTGCTGAGTGCCCTGCTGACAGATGCGCTGGCACAGGAATG GGCTGCCGACCTCTCTGTCAACCTTCCTGCAGTTTTAGTGTTTCCATCTTGGAAGAGAGACTCCCAGCCCTCTGTGTTGCCGCTTTTCTCCTCTGTAGATAACTTGGTCTCCCACGTTGACGCGGAACTGCTGCATCCTTtg CCCGAACTGACAGTGGAAAACCTGCCATCCTTCCTCAGTCTGGGAAAAGCTCTTCTCCTGCTGTTTGTtggagaagaggaggatgagatcGGGCTGAGGCAGAATAAGGTTCTGCTGGAGGAGATGAGAGGAGTGCTGGAATCGGGAGGCGAAAGGATGGAGCGATACTTGACCTGCTGGATCCATCT TGGTCGCACGCCAGCTGGTATGTCAGTCCTGGGCTCCTATCTGGGTTCTATGCCCCCCCTTCCTGCACTGGTTCTCACTCATTTGCCGTCGAGTCATGAAGTTTACGAGTACCCATTCAACACACCCATCACCGCCCAGTCCGTCTTGCAGTGGCTGCAACGGGTGGAGGAAGCCAAAGAGTCTCCTGCAG GGATGTTAGAGAAAGATGACTGGCCTCCATCTGTCAAGTTCTATGACTTTCTGAAAATCATGGATGAGGAGGAGCCTGGCTTTGCGAAGCAACGCGCTCCTAAAAAGGAGGACCAAGAAGTGGAGGCAGATGAGTTGAACGCGGGGGAAGCAACGACCGATTCCTCCTACCATACGCCTCATCACTCAGAGTTGTGA
- the txndc16 gene encoding thioredoxin domain-containing protein 16 isoform X2 gives MMWLRVTFFLLCTSAAGCTDMFNMSGLLLEFTAVEFYDKMNSGKMVFIYFENQASQTISLFLGELKKSADVLKDYGILVGKINCKKEMVPLYCTKEMMQHSAFLFRDGKEFLSFDLDTVFDINSIVSEVLFAILRDEVKYVHSDADLLVMEKSVRGKKDIVLSYVSSLGTQEHRSVMETAYVYGSKYQFILITGGPVLKHLGIHRTSPLSRVWFLHCRAPYSDRCPLTPMRTPLSTLSLHTFLQLMDAPLLSEVYEDPSAVPSPQFPYQQTPQLFLFSNSETEQLDRDTARTLAWRLRGIALLTLVHRKSPAVTTPVEYNAAYRLPDKGSEVKYLTLKNLDELLELFLHHEGDEELEEEECNIEDDVSNGELEDEIVASVYVNRGHMVHMDSITQLTSDDFLDAVSQSGLTVVLFYLKWDAVSIAFLSSYTEVAERLADAGIDDVHMSAVDCGEWTDLCAARPVGPRPISFQPITAFPSVLLFRPQEPTREYRGLLGCEPLLRFLLLSRPTSPQILSTQQEVTSFLRGTPHPELQPDRIVGLFRTHTHSGVAVFNEAAKSLRGRVLSALLTDALAQEWAADLSVNLPAVLVFPSWKRDSQPSVLPLFSSVDNLVSHVDAELLHPLPELTVENLPSFLSLGKALLLLFVGEEEDEIGLRQNKVLLEEMRGVLESGGERMERYLTCWIHLGRTPAGMSVLGSYLGSMPPLPALVLTHLPSSHEVYEYPFNTPITAQSVLQWLQRVEEAKESPAGMLEKDDWPPSVKFYDFLKIMDEEEPGFAKQRAPKKEDQEVEADELNAGEATTDSSYHTPHHSEL, from the exons ATGATGTGGCTGCGTGTGACTTTCTTTCTGCTGTGTACAAGTGCCGCCGGATGCACAGACATGTTCAACATGTCAGGCCTGCTGCTAGAATTCACGGCTGTGGAGTTTTATGACAAAATGAATTCTGGGAAGATGgtcttcatatattttgagaaTCAAG CCTCCCAAACCATCTCTCTCTTCTTGGGGGAATTGAAAAAGTCTGCAGATGTTCTGAAAGATTATGGAATACTAGTGGGCAAG atCAACTGCAAAAAGGAGATGGTCCCCTTATACTGCACAAAAGAAATGATGCAACATAGTGCTTTTCTTTTCAG GGATGGTAAGGAGTTCTTGAGTTTTGATTTGGACACAGTGTTTGACATCAACTCCATTGTCTCTGAAGTCTTGTT TGCCATTTTACGTGACGAGGTCAAGTACGTGCATTCAGATGCCGACCTCTTGGTCATGGAGAAGTCAGTCAGGGGGAAGAAGGATATCGTGCTCAGTTATGTCAGCAGTCTCGGCACACAAG AGCACAGATCAGTCATGGAGACGGCTTATGTGTACGGATCCAAATATCAGTTCATCCTCATAACTGGAGGCCCTGTCTTGAAGCATTTAGG TATTCACAGAACCTCCCCATTGTCTCGAGTGTGGTTCCTCCACTGCAGGGCTCCCTACTCTGATCGTTGCCCTTTGACCCCTATGAGGACACCACTGTCCACCCTCAGCCTGCACACCTTCCTGCAACTCATGGATGCTCCGCTTTTG TCGGAAGTATACGAAGACCCCTCAGCTGTCCCAAGCCCACAATTCCCCTATCAACAGACCCCCCAGCTCTTTCTGTTCTCAAATTCCGAAACGGAGCAGCTGGACCGGGACACGGCCAGGACTCTGGCCTGGAGGCTTCGAGGCATTGCACTGCTGACGCTTGTGCACAG AAAGAGCCCTGCTGTGACAACTCCTGTTGAATACAACGCCGCTTACAGGCTGCCGGACAAG GGGTCTGAGGTCAAGTATTTGACCTTAAAGAACCTGGATGAGCTCTTGGAACTCTTCCTCCATCATGAGGGAGATGAAGAGTTGGAAGAGGAAGAGTGTAATATTGAGGACGATGTATCTAATG GGGAGTTGGAAGACGAGATTGTGGCATCCGTGTATGTGAATCGAGGCCACATGGTGCACATGGACTCCATTACCCAGCTGACGTCTGATGACTTCCTTGATGCAGTATCTCAAAGTGGCCTCACGGTGGTGCTTTTCTAccttaaat GGGATGCTGTTTCAATAGCCTTCCTCAGCTCCTATACAGAAGTGGCAGAGAGGCTTGCAG ATGCTGGCATCGACGATGTTCACATGAGCGCGGTGGATTGTGGAGAATGGACCGACCTCTGCGCTGCTCGGCCAGTCGGCCCTCGCCCAATCTCATTCCAGCCAATCACGGCCTTTCCAAGTGTCCTGCTGTTCCGCCCTCAGGAGCCAACTCGGGAGTACAGAGGACTGTTGGGATGCGAGCCGCTGCTTCGCTTCCTATTGCT GAGCCGTCCGACCTCTCCCCAGATACTGTCAACTcagcaggaagtgacatcattcCTTCGTGGGACGCCCCATCCTGAGCTACAACCTGACAGAATAGTCGGACTAtttagaacacacacacattcag GTGTGGCAGTTTTTAATGAAGCAGCAAAGTCGTTGCGAGGGAGGGTGCTGAGTGCCCTGCTGACAGATGCGCTGGCACAGGAATG GGCTGCCGACCTCTCTGTCAACCTTCCTGCAGTTTTAGTGTTTCCATCTTGGAAGAGAGACTCCCAGCCCTCTGTGTTGCCGCTTTTCTCCTCTGTAGATAACTTGGTCTCCCACGTTGACGCGGAACTGCTGCATCCTTtg CCCGAACTGACAGTGGAAAACCTGCCATCCTTCCTCAGTCTGGGAAAAGCTCTTCTCCTGCTGTTTGTtggagaagaggaggatgagatcGGGCTGAGGCAGAATAAGGTTCTGCTGGAGGAGATGAGAGGAGTGCTGGAATCGGGAGGCGAAAGGATGGAGCGATACTTGACCTGCTGGATCCATCT TGGTCGCACGCCAGCTGGTATGTCAGTCCTGGGCTCCTATCTGGGTTCTATGCCCCCCCTTCCTGCACTGGTTCTCACTCATTTGCCGTCGAGTCATGAAGTTTACGAGTACCCATTCAACACACCCATCACCGCCCAGTCCGTCTTGCAGTGGCTGCAACGGGTGGAGGAAGCCAAAGAGTCTCCTGCAG GGATGTTAGAGAAAGATGACTGGCCTCCATCTGTCAAGTTCTATGACTTTCTGAAAATCATGGATGAGGAGGAGCCTGGCTTTGCGAAGCAACGCGCTCCTAAAAAGGAGGACCAAGAAGTGGAGGCAGATGAGTTGAACGCGGGGGAAGCAACGACCGATTCCTCCTACCATACGCCTCATCACTCAGAGTTGTGA